Proteins encoded by one window of Polyodon spathula isolate WHYD16114869_AA chromosome 16, ASM1765450v1, whole genome shotgun sequence:
- the LOC121328337 gene encoding peregrin-like — MGLDFDVKTFCHNLRATKPPYECPVETCRKIYKSYSGIEYHLYHYDHDNPPPSQGTPLRKPKKKGGWGIRGALWGAGGSAPSPGVGGGGDSAGAKDRPDTPAANSANSGASGGKGNNTTPKPGKHKSKEKKKEATGHHHHHYHSASSGPAVKLPEVVYRELEQDTQDAPPRPASYYRYIDKSVKELDEEVEYDMDEEDYIWLDIMNDKRHTEGVLPIPQEVFEYLMDRLEKESYFESHNKADPSALIDEDAVCCICNDGECQNSNVILFCDMCNLAVHQECYGVPYIPEGQWLCRRCLQSPSRAVDCALCPNKGGAFKQTDDSGWAHVVCALWIPEVCFANTVFLEPIDSIEHIPPARWKLTCYICKQRGSGACIQCHKANCYTAFHVTCAQQAGLYMKMEPVRETGANGTSFSVRKTAYCDIHTPPGSARHPASAPTSAGALSLSEGDPEDEEEPPEEEGKGWSSEKVKKAKAKSRIKMKKARKILAEKRAAAPVVSVPCIPPHRLSKITSQLTLPRKSQFMQRLHSYWTLKRQSRNGVPLLRRLQTHLQSQRHAEQDSDEKDSCLESGVVFPKEGDENQSALKEQLKSWQRLRHDLERARLLVELIRKREKIKRESIKVQQLAMEVQLTPFLILLRNTLEQLQDKDTSNFFTDPVPLAEVPDYLDHIKKPMDFQTMLVSLEAHEYRSFEQFEEDFGLIVNNCLKYNAKDTVFYRAAVRLREQGGALLRQARRQADKIGIDFETGLHLPKPPAAEGQHSQLGLEDDLLLPENRKRLPLCEQLKVLQEKLDEVSAGRHSIGRSRRAKALKKEMTVIKRKLAHQRDGGGMGGQEGGDRGQGVAPPSSHHHHRHHHNPLPGNGTTRTGTGSGGKELRQHSDQEGEESSSHEMGGGGGGGGAGGGKGLGSSSSSALAPEVGRRTSVLFSKKNPKTAGPPKRPGRPPKNRDSQGAPGCRPSPIGPPRLPLLSGPRPRKRVRSPRSSSSSDSESQESSEELHLGLPSNGFDGGSQPVTESFRVYRNERSLPRSSSDSESSTSTSSSAASDRTSTTPSKQGRGKPSFSQVNFPEDSSEETSGTENESYSTGGVRGVSLGMVRSGRGRSCWMSPDEYSPLHSLDLVWAKCRGYPSYPALIIDPKMPREGMFHHGVPIPVPPLDVLKLGEQMSQESREHLYLVLFFDNKRTWQWLPRTKLVPLGVDQELDKLKMLEGRKSNIRKSVQVAYHRAMQHHNKVQGEQSSDSSETD; from the exons ATGGGTCTGGACTTCGATGTGAAGACGTTCTGCCACAACCTGCGGGCCACAAAGCCCCCGTACGAGTGCCCGGTGGAGACCTGCCGCAAGATCTACAAGAGCTACAGCGGCATAGAGTACCACCTGTACCACTACGACCACGACAACCCCCCTCCCAGCCAGGGCACCCCGCTGCGCAAGCCCAAGAAGAAGGG AGGATGGGGAATCCGAGGAGCCCTCTGGGGGGCAGGGGGGAGCGCCCCCTCCCCAGGGgtcgggggtgggggggattcAGCGGGTGCAAAAGACAGGCCTGATACCCCAGCAGCCAATTCAGCCAACTCGGGAGCCAGCGGGGGCAAAGGCAACAACACCACCCCCAAACCGGGCAAGCACAAGAGCaaggagaagaagaaggaggCCACGGGGCACCATCACCACCACTACCACAGCGCCTCCTCTGGACCGGCCGTCAAACTGCCTGAGGTGGTGTACAGGGAGCTGGAGCAGGACACACAGGACGCgcccccaagacctgcctcctaCTACAG GTACATTGACAAGTCTGTGAAGGAGCTGGACGAGGAGGTGGAGTACGACATGGACGAGGAAGATTACATCTGGCTGGACATCATGAACGACAAGCGGCACACTGAGGGGGTGCTGCCCATCCCCCAGGAGGTCTTCGAGTACCTCATGGACCGGCTGGAGAAGGAGTCCTACTTCGAGAGCCACAACAAG GCGGACCCCAGCGCCCTCATCGACGAGGACGCCGTGTGCTGCATCTGCAATGACGGCGAGTGCCAGAACAGCAACGTCATCCTGTTCTGCGACATGTGCAACCTGGCTGTGCACCAAGAGTGCTACGGGGTGCCCTACATCCCCGAGGGCCAGTGGCTGTGCCGACGGTGCCTGCAGTCTCCGTCCCGCGCGGTGGACTGTGCGCTCTGCCCCAACAAGGGCGGCGCCTTCAAGCAGACGGACGACAGCGGCTGGGCGCACGTGGTGTGCGCGCTGTGGATCCCAGAGGTCTGCTTCGCCAACACAGTGTTCCTGGAGCCCATTGACAGCATCGAGCACATCCCACCCGCACGCTGGAAGCTGACCTGTTACATCTGCAAGCAGCGCGGCTCCGGAGCCTGCATCCAGTGCCACAAAGCCAACTGCTACACGGCTTTCCACGTGACCTGTGCACAGCAGGCAGGGCTCTACATGAAGATGGAGCCcgtgagagagacgggggccaACGGCACGTCGTTCAGCGTGAGGAAGACCGCGTACTGCGACATCCACACCCCGCCCGGCTCAGCGCGCCACCCCGCGTCTGCCCCCACCTCGGCCGGGGCTCTGTCCCTCAGCGAGGGAGACCCCGAGGACGAGGAGGAGCCCCCTGAGGAAGAGGGCAAGGGGTGGAGCTCGGAGAAGGTGAAGAAGGCCAAGGCCAAGTCACGCATCAAGATGAAGAAGGCGCGCAAGATCCTGGCGGAGAAGAGAGCAGCCGCGCCCGTGGTGTCCGTGCCGTGCATCCCCCCGCACag GCTCAGTAAGATCACAAGCCAGCTGACCCTGCCACGGAAGAGCCAGTTCATGCAGCGGCTGCACAGCTACTGGACTCTGAAGAGGCAGTCTCGCAACGGCGTGCCGCTCCTGCGCCGGCTGCAGACGCACCTGCAGTCTCAGCGTCACGCTGAGCAG GACAGCGATGAGAAGGACAGCTGCTTGGAGAGTGGAGTGGTTTTTCCT AAGGAGGGCGACGAGAACCAGAGCGCCCTGAAAGAGCAGCTCAAGTCCTGGCAGAGACTGCGGCATGACCTGGAGAGAGCCAGACTGCTGGTGGAGCTGATCCGCAAGAGAGAGAAAATCAAACGAGAGTCG ATCAAAGTGCAGCAGCTTGCCATGGAGGTGCAGCTGACTCCCTTCCTGATCCTGCTCAGGAACACTCTGGAGCAGCTGCAGGACAAGGACACCAGCAACTTCTTCACCGACCCTGTGCCGCTGGCAGAG GTGCCAGACTATCTGGACCATATCAAGAAGCCGATGGACTTCCAGACGATGTTGGTCAGCCTGGAGGCTCACGAGTACCGCAGCTTCGAGCAGTTCGAGGAGGACTTTGGGCTAATTGTCAACAACTGCCTCAAGTACAATGCCAAGGACACAGTGTTCTACCGGGCGGCGGTGAGGCTCCGTGAGCAGGGGGGCGCCCTGCTGAGGCAGGCCAGGAGGCAGGCAGACAAGATCGGCATCGACTTCGAGACGGGGCTGCACCTGCCCAAACCCCCCGCCGCAGAGGGGCAGCACAGCCAGCTGGGCCTGGAGGATG ACTTGCTGCTCCCGGAGAACCGCAAGCGGCTGCCCCTGTGCGAGCAGCTCAAGGTCCTGCAGGAGAAGCTGGACGAGGTGAGCGCGGGGAGGCACAGCATCGGCCGTTCTCGGCGCGCCAAGGCTCTGAAGAAGGAGATGACGGTGATCAAGCGCAAGCTGGCCCATCAGAGAGACGGGGGTGGGATGGGGGGCCAGGAGGGGGGCGACCGCGGGCAAGGGGTCGCCCCCCCCTCATCGCACCACCACCACCGTCATCACCACAACCCCCTCCCCGGCAACGGCACCACCAGAACTGGCACAGGCAGCGGCGGCAAGGAGCTCCGCCAGCACTCTGAccaggagggggaggagagcagCAGCCATGAgatggggggaggagggggaggaggaggagcaggagggggGAAAG GTCtgggctcctcctcttcctccgcTCTGGCCCCAGAAGTGGGGCGCCGCACTTCGGTCCTCTTCTCTAAAAAGAACCCCAAGACCGCAGGGCCCCCCAAGAGGCCAGGGAGGCCCCCGAAGAACCGGGACAGCCAGGGGGCCCCCGGCTGCCGCCCCAGCCCCATCGGGCCCCCCCGGCTGCCCCTGCTCTCCGGCCCCCGCCCGAGGAAGAGGGTGCGAAGCCCCCGGAGCAGCTCAAGCTCGGACAGTGAGAGTCAGGAGAGCAGCGAGGAGCTGCACCTGG GTCTCCCCTCCAATGGGTTCGACGGGGGCAGTCAGCCAGTGACGGAGAGTTTCCGCGTGTACCGAAACGAGCGCAGCCTCCCACGCAGCTCCTCCGACTCGGAGTcgagcaccagcaccagcagcagTGCCGCCTCCGACCGTACCAG caCCACTCCCTCCAAGCAGGGTCGCGGCAAGCCCTCGTTCTCCCAGGTGAACTTCCCAGAGGACAGCAGCGAGGAGACGTCAGGGACAGAGAACGAGTCCTACTCCACAGGAGGGGTGCGTGGAGTCTCTCTCGGCA tGGTCCGTTCGGGTCGTGGCCGGTCCTGTTGGATGTCTCCTGATGAGTACAGCCCGCTTCACTCTCTGGATCTGGTGTGGGCAAAGTGCAGGGGCTACCCCTCTTACCCTGCACTG ATCATTGATCCGAAGATGCCTCGGGAGGGGATGTTCCATCACGGCGTTCCGATCCCGGTGCCCCCCCTCGATGTGCTCAAACTGGGGGAGCAGATGAGCCAGGAGTCCCGAGAGCACCTCTACCTCGTGCTATTCTTCGACAACAAGAGGACCTG GCAGTGGCTGCCGCGCACCAAGCTGGTTCCCCTGGGGGTTGACCAGGAGCTGGACAAGCTGAAGATGCTGGAGGGGAGGAAGAGCAACATCCGGAAATCTGTGCAGGTGGCTTACCACCGAGCCATGCAGCACCACAACAAAGTGCAGGGAGAGCAGAGCAGCGACTCGAGCGAGACGGACTAG